The following proteins are encoded in a genomic region of Cryptomeria japonica chromosome 11, Sugi_1.0, whole genome shotgun sequence:
- the LOC131040138 gene encoding uncharacterized protein LOC131040138, producing the protein MKFEPFRNDDKVNSYNRYILQLWRENIDWQLVMSKHVVTKYIAKYAAKAEKSSETYHQMLLWLANVENSDDLAAKAYRRLLTETLIERDIGAQETSHMLLELPLVQSSRRFINLNVSREVFKCVDLNTDDDNEEHTISFIDAYRNMPQFLEVVCLIDAAKSWIYKRRGENKWSPRKAATIVRVFPRFQSIPACHSEKWIDFCSSELLLYKPFHEIHTDIGHNDESIVATWDNFRYNQWHLERRGDIENSENEADSESKGNNAQGTTTKNEWEILSRLHHGQIMEVLEIDMLGRRDIDRQTGWCQEFQGEQYTNEATNFINIMRNSGCLIHGDIPQCVDYGNLSDKQNKVVNIIMSHYHTYQNVSPLYMIIQGTTRTGKSYLIGTISQTLQNAASPKCSPLLLLAPTGVVAFNIGASTIHSKLRIPIKNFSELQGTRLTTFQEEISHIKYILLDEMSFLGEMLLENIDSRLRQAFLENSHKSFGGISMILVGDLAQLPHVKDRAAYERKRHARILWEEFKTVVTLSCIFRQDGQSNEQEIFRLLLTNIRDANPTIDDWMLLMSRSNGNMSIETNNEFKNSVHLFSTNDNVHSHNKRKLYSLKNPIARSIAVKRKTISSIERDGNDEFDMELLLNKNARVMLTSNLWIEEGLVNGPLGYIQSIVYRPGSAPPLPLSYILVDFDGYSGIPFDDRHPQRVPIPAIDKASTKQIPLRLAWALTIHKSEGLTLDKATIDIDPIERSGLTIVAISRVKSLQGLRIMPPFTYDRYEKMKRGKQQILGNMDVSQDESEIIVQSPTASVNSKFFVETPIDKCVRIFLECCNKIVKEIENTSLIIDDVEEHEILKMEDVAKKAHDASAIVSKFPYIMKEVYFDHLVNKGRNTILITEEFMMYLHHYNKVIFM; encoded by the exons ATGAAATTTGAGCCATTCAGAAATGATGACAAAGTCAACTCATACAATCGATACATACTCCAACTATGGAGAGAAAATATTGATTGGCAACTTGTTATGTCAAAACATGTTGTAACTAAATATATTGCAAAGTATGCAGCCAAAGCTGAAAAAAGCTCAGAAACATACCATCAGATGTTATTATGGTTAGCAAATGTAGAAAATTCCGATGATTTAGCAGCAAAAGCATATAGAAGGCTTCTTACCGAAACACTAATAGAAAGGGATATTGGAGCCCAAGAAACAAGTCACATGCTACTAGAACTTCCATTGGTACAAAGTAGTAGAAGATTTATCAACTTAAATGTTTCAAGGGAAGTATTCAAATGCGTAGACTTAAATACTGACGATGACAATGAAGAACATACCATATCTTTCATCGATGCATATAGGAACATGCCACAATTTTTGGAAGTTGTGTGCCTTATTGATGCTGCAAAATCATGGATATATAAAAGAAGAGGAGAGAACAAATGGAGTCCAAGGAAAGCCGCTACTATTGTAAGAGTATTTCCTAGATTTCAATCAATTCCTGCATGCCACTCAGAAAAATGGATTGATTTTTGCTCTTCAGAATTGTTGCTCTATAAGCCTTTTCATGAAATTCACACAGATATTGGCCACAATGATGAATCAATAGTTGCAACATGGGATAACTTTAGATATAATCAATGGCACCTAGAAAGGAGAGGAGATATTGAAAATAGTGAAAATGAGGCTGATTCAGAATCTAAAGGCAACAATGCCCAAGGTACTACCACAAAGAATGAATGGGAAATTTTATCTAGACTTCATCATGGACAGATTATGGAAGTTTTagaaatagatatgttgggaagaAGAGATATAGATCGACAAACAGGCTGGTGTCAAGAATTTCAAGGTGAACAATACACGAATGAAGCTACAAATTTCATTAACATAATGAGAAATAGTGGTTGTCTTATTCATGGTGACATACCACAATGTGTGGACTATGGAAACCTCAGTGACAAACAAAACAAAGTAGTCAACATTATAATGTCCCACTATCATACATATCAAAATGTATCACCCTTATATATGATAATCCAAGGCACAACAAGAACAGGTAAGTCATACTTGATCGGTACAATAAGTCAAACATTACAAAATGCAGCCTCTCCAAAATGCTCTCCTCTACTTCTACTTGCACCAACAGGAGTTGTAGCATTCAACATTGGAGCATCAACAATTCATTCTAAGTTGAGAATTCCAATAAAAAATTTTAGTGAGCTACAAGGGACAAGACTTACAACTTTCCAAGAGGAAATTTCTCACATAAAGTACATATTATTAGATGAAATGAGCTTCTTGGGAGAGATGTTACTTGAAAACATAGACTCTCGTCTTCGACAAGcatttcttgaaaatagtcataaaAGTTTTGGAG GTATATCTATGATATTGGTCGGAGATTTGGCACAATTGCCTCATGTCAAAGATAGAGCGGCATATGAAAGAAAAAGGCATGCAAGGATACTGTGGGAAGAATTCAAAACCGTAGTTACTTTGAGCTGTATTTTCAGACAAGATGgacaaagcaatgaacaagaaatATTTCGTCTTCTTCTAACAAACATAAGGGATGCAAACCCGACAATAGATGATTGGATGTTACTTATGTCAAGATCCAATGGAAACATGAGTATTGAAACAAATAATGAGTTCAAAAATAGTGTTCATTTATTCTCGACAAATGATAATGTGCACAGTCATAACAAGAGAAAATTGTACTCATTAAAAAACCCTATTGCACGAAGCATCGCTGTAAAAAGAAAAACAATTAGTTCTATAGAAAGAGATGGAAATGATGAGTTCGACATGGAACTATTACTCAACAAAAATGCAAGGGTGATGTTAACTTCAAACTTATGGATAGAAGAAGGTCTTGTGAATGGACCACTAGGATATATTCAAAGTATTGTATATAGACCTGGAAGTGCACCACCTTTGCCACTGTCATATATACTTGTAGATTTTGATGGTTACTCAGGAATTCCATTTGATGATCGTCATCCCCAAAGAGTTCCAATTCCAGCAATTGACAAAGCTAGCACAAAGCAAATTCCATTGAGATTGGCTTGGGCTTTAACCATACATAAATCAGAAGGGTTGACACTAGACAAAGCCACTATTGATATAGACCCCATTGAAAGAAGTGGTCTCACAATTGTAGCAATATCACGTGTCAAATCTTTGCAAGGACTACGAATTATGCCGCCCTTCACATATGACAGATATgaaaaaatgaagaggggaaaacaa caAATACTTGGAAATATGGATGTTTCACAAGATGAATCGGAAATCATTGTTCAAAGTCCAACTGCATCTGTAAACTCAAAATTTTTTGTTGAAACTCCTATTGACAAATGTGTGAGAATTTTTTTAGAATGTTGCAACAAAATTGTCAAAGAAATTGAAAACACGAGCTTAATTATCGATGATGTCGAAGAACATGAAATATTAAAAATGGAAGATGTTGCTAAAAAAGCTCATGATGCATCTGCAATAGTGTCCAAATTTCCATATATTATGAAAGAAGtatattttgatcatcttgtaaataAAGGTCGTAATACCATTCTCATCACTGAAGAATTCATGATGTATTTACACCATTACAATAAAGTAATATTCATGTAG